The following are encoded in a window of Chlorocebus sabaeus isolate Y175 chromosome 10, mChlSab1.0.hap1, whole genome shotgun sequence genomic DNA:
- the LOC119625356 gene encoding translation machinery-associated protein 7, whose amino-acid sequence MSGREGGKKQPLKQPKKQAKEMDEEDKAFKQKQKEEQKKLEELKAKAAGKGPLATGGIKKSGKK is encoded by the coding sequence ATGTCCGGCCGCGAAGGTGGCAAGAAGCAGCCACTGAAACAGCCTAAGAAGCAGGCCAAGGAGATGGACGAGGAAGATAAGGCTTtcaagcagaaacaaaaagaggaaCAGAAGAAACTCGAGGAGCTAAAAGCGAAGGCCGCGGGGAAGGGGCCCTTGGCCACAGGTGGAATTAAGAAATCTGGCAAAAAGTAA